A stretch of Halocalculus aciditolerans DNA encodes these proteins:
- a CDS encoding Lrp/AsnC family transcriptional regulator, with protein MEIDDTDREILRALQEDARTPFSEIARRIEMSSATVHDRVNRMEEEGIIRGYHADVDPKAIGYEISAIVGLRVEQGREDETLEHLKAVDGVQEINLTTGEWDIVMRVFAANTEDLRQLMFEEVSQLDGFSRTQTMVVLGTEYETHELPVPDRNQ; from the coding sequence ATGGAGATCGACGATACGGACCGGGAGATTCTGCGGGCGTTACAGGAGGACGCGCGGACGCCGTTCTCGGAGATCGCGCGGCGCATCGAGATGTCGAGCGCGACGGTCCACGACCGCGTGAATCGGATGGAGGAGGAGGGGATCATCCGGGGGTATCACGCGGACGTCGACCCGAAAGCAATCGGGTACGAGATTTCGGCGATCGTCGGGCTGCGCGTCGAGCAGGGTCGCGAGGACGAGACGCTGGAGCACCTGAAGGCCGTCGACGGCGTGCAGGAGATCAACCTGACGACGGGCGAGTGGGATATCGTGATGCGGGTGTTCGCGGCGAACACGGAGGATCTCCGGCAGTTGATGTTCGAGGAGGTCTCCCAGCTCGACGGCTTCTCGCGGACGCAGACGATGGTCGTCCTCGGCACCGAGTACGAGACGCACGAACTCCCGGTTCCAGACCGGAACCAGTAA
- a CDS encoding M14 family metallopeptidase produces the protein MRVTQLGDGDPELAIVGGIHGDEPCGVRAVERLAAEDPDVERPVKLVVANERALERGVRYTDADLNRAFTDDTPEDAYERGLAKELAAELAGLTAFSIHSTQSHADPFAVSDGQAPHVRDIVPKLSVVALVDTAGFEAGRLFATAADIVEVEAGLQGSETAAANAYTLAREFLTATGALPGNAVARELPVFAMGDPIPKPPADEYEVFAENFQKVEASEVFAAADGKSIRADEAFWPVLLSPYGYENQFGYKGWPKTDLGQSPVEGANSTSVNSRSSSQ, from the coding sequence ATGCGAGTGACGCAGTTGGGCGACGGTGACCCGGAGCTCGCCATAGTCGGGGGCATCCACGGTGACGAGCCGTGCGGCGTTCGAGCGGTCGAGCGCTTGGCGGCCGAGGACCCCGACGTCGAGCGACCGGTGAAACTCGTCGTCGCGAACGAACGCGCGCTGGAACGCGGCGTCCGGTACACGGACGCCGACTTGAACCGAGCGTTCACGGACGACACGCCCGAGGACGCCTACGAGCGGGGGTTGGCGAAGGAGCTCGCCGCGGAGCTCGCGGGGCTCACGGCGTTCTCGATTCACTCGACGCAGAGCCACGCCGACCCGTTCGCGGTCTCCGACGGCCAAGCGCCGCACGTCCGCGACATCGTGCCGAAGCTCTCCGTCGTCGCGCTCGTCGACACCGCCGGGTTCGAGGCGGGGCGGCTCTTCGCCACCGCGGCGGACATCGTCGAAGTCGAAGCCGGCCTCCAGGGCTCCGAGACCGCTGCGGCGAACGCCTACACGCTGGCCCGCGAGTTCCTCACCGCGACCGGCGCGCTCCCCGGGAACGCCGTCGCGCGGGAACTCCCGGTCTTCGCGATGGGTGACCCGATTCCGAAACCGCCCGCCGACGAGTACGAAGTGTTCGCGGAGAACTTCCAGAAAGTCGAAGCCAGCGAGGTGTTCGCCGCCGCCGACGGGAAATCCATCCGCGCGGACGAGGCGTTCTGGCCCGTCCTCCTCTCCCCGTACGGCTACGAGAACCAGTTCGGCTACAAGGGCTGGCCGAAGACGGACCTCGGTCAGTCCCCCGTCGAGGGCGCGAACTCCACGAGCGTCAACTCCCGGTCGAGCTCGCAGTAG
- a CDS encoding UPF0179 family protein, with the protein MITLLGTRLAEEGGEFVYRGEASACEGCPYRKQCLNLEEGVRYEVTDVRDGGQTLDCGVHDDGVRAVEVEPASIPANVPSKGAYAGSAGKLAGSCPHVTCPSHEYCEPLGAEQGETYRIDEILGEPPHDYCELDRELTLVEFAPSTGD; encoded by the coding sequence ATGATTACGTTGCTCGGGACGCGACTCGCGGAGGAGGGCGGCGAGTTCGTCTATCGGGGGGAGGCGTCCGCCTGCGAGGGGTGTCCGTACCGGAAGCAGTGTCTGAACCTGGAGGAGGGCGTGCGGTACGAGGTGACGGACGTCCGGGACGGCGGGCAGACGCTCGACTGCGGCGTGCACGACGACGGCGTGCGCGCCGTCGAGGTCGAACCGGCGTCGATTCCGGCGAACGTCCCGTCGAAGGGCGCGTACGCGGGGAGCGCCGGGAAGCTCGCGGGCTCCTGCCCGCACGTCACCTGTCCGAGCCACGAGTACTGCGAACCGCTAGGCGCAGAACAAGGAGAGACGTATCGAATCGACGAGATACTCGGGGAGCCGCCGCACGACTACTGCGAGCTCGACCGGGAGTTGACGCTCGTGGAGTTCGCGCCCTCGACGGGGGACTGA
- a CDS encoding DUF5820 family protein — protein sequence MSDGDAWDALPESWVVWSDADDGRAVLVFRPDVFDGDAYPAACLPTVYVSQRPPERRMRGPGAESDRWFVSLTLEPEVRVREVEADFDSRDAAVDAAIALASAFAAGDVDYRSAYQVPREDYFDALDDLTD from the coding sequence ATGAGCGACGGCGACGCGTGGGACGCGCTCCCGGAGTCCTGGGTGGTGTGGAGCGACGCGGACGACGGGCGGGCGGTGCTCGTCTTCCGGCCGGACGTCTTCGACGGTGACGCTTACCCCGCGGCGTGCCTGCCGACGGTCTACGTGAGTCAGCGCCCGCCGGAGCGGCGGATGCGCGGGCCGGGCGCGGAGAGCGACCGGTGGTTCGTCTCGCTCACGCTCGAACCCGAGGTCCGCGTGCGCGAGGTCGAAGCCGACTTCGACTCCCGCGACGCCGCCGTCGACGCCGCCATCGCGCTCGCGTCGGCGTTCGCCGCCGGCGACGTCGACTACCGGAGCGCCTACCAAGTCCCGCGGGAGGACTACTTCGACGCGCTCGACGACCTCACCGACTGA
- a CDS encoding NUMOD3 domain-containing DNA-binding protein: MSDADSDPDTDLDADSGVDTDADVDTDRDVDPDATYRDADWLTTQYHDAGRTQRALADACGVSPRTIRKWMQKHGIETRDVDGENHGLYGVERDDDVKAKISESMQGREVSEETRKKMSRAHEGKRIPPSVRERISERLRGREKSERTRERMSASTSGESNPNWKGGYSRRYGPGWSVARERVRDRDAVCRLCGHDGSDTRLEVHHIVPVRTFRNDRERDLGDAHDLSNLVLLCRTCHLGVEHGHIDISVSD, from the coding sequence ATGTCCGACGCCGACTCCGACCCAGACACCGACCTCGACGCTGACTCAGGCGTCGATACCGACGCCGATGTCGACACTGACCGCGACGTTGACCCCGACGCCACCTATCGCGACGCCGACTGGCTCACCACCCAGTACCACGACGCCGGCCGCACCCAGCGAGCGCTCGCCGACGCCTGCGGCGTCTCACCCCGCACGATTCGGAAGTGGATGCAGAAACACGGCATCGAAACCCGCGACGTCGACGGCGAGAACCACGGGCTCTACGGCGTCGAACGCGACGACGACGTGAAAGCGAAAATATCGGAGTCGATGCAGGGGCGGGAAGTCAGTGAGGAGACCCGGAAGAAGATGTCCCGAGCACACGAGGGAAAGCGTATTCCTCCGTCTGTCAGAGAGCGAATCTCAGAACGGCTACGTGGACGTGAAAAATCAGAGCGGACCCGAGAGCGGATGAGTGCGTCGACGAGCGGAGAATCGAATCCGAACTGGAAAGGTGGCTACAGCCGACGATACGGACCCGGATGGAGTGTCGCCAGAGAACGCGTAAGGGACAGAGACGCCGTCTGTCGACTGTGCGGGCACGACGGAAGCGACACGCGGTTAGAAGTGCACCACATTGTGCCTGTTCGAACGTTCCGCAACGACCGGGAGAGAGACTTGGGCGACGCACACGACCTGTCGAATCTCGTGTTACTCTGCCGAACGTGCCACCTCGGCGTCGAACACGGCCACATCGATATCTCTGTGTCAGACTAA